In Populus nigra chromosome 1, ddPopNigr1.1, whole genome shotgun sequence, one genomic interval encodes:
- the LOC133681932 gene encoding uncharacterized protein At4g22758-like produces MPKRDVRRRVPENGGRKIRPSHPSPRGSRAEDSVDQQKQRSSILLYECDGGSGGVLFRPHTCTDALASSPSLIVPTNFSPRSSLDRGYKKDAEVVITVTVEGSPGPVRTMVKLGSNVEDTIKLVVDKYSEEGRTPKLDKNAASTCELHHSYFSLRSLDKSEMVGDVGSRSFYLRSSSSNRRSNGGSASSITETVSGRANPPSIPCPPFLLPEFFASKFGEIVRRTLQLWKVLVCWK; encoded by the exons ATGCCAAAGAGGGATGTCCGGCGTAGAGTTCCGGAGAACGGAGGCCGGAAGATCAGGCCATCACACCCATCTCCAA GAGGGAGCCGTGCTGAAGATAGTGTTGATCAGCAGAAACAGAGGAGCAGCATCTTACTGTACGAGTGTGATGGTGGTAGTGGCGGTGTTTTGTTTAGGCCTCATACTTGTACAGATGCTCttgcttcttctccttctttgaTCGTGCCCACTAATTTCTCTCCTCGCTCCAGTCTTGATCGG GGATACAAGAAGGATGCAGAAGTAGTGATTACTGTAACAGTTGAAGGGAGTCCAGGGCCAGTTAGGACCATGGTTAAATTGGGATCTAATGTAGAGGACACAATTAAGCTTGTGGTAGACAAGTACAGTGAAGAAGGGCGAACCCCAAAACTTGATAAGAATGCAGCATCAACATGTGAATTGCATCATTCCTATTTCAGCCTTCGAA GTTTAGATAAATCAGAAATGGTTGGGGATGTCGGTAGCAGAAGCTTCTATCtcagaagcagcagcagcaatcgTAGAAGTAATGGAGGCTCAGCTTCTTCCATTACAGAAACAGTTTCTGGGAGAGCTAACCCACCATCAATTCCATGCCCTCCATTCTTACTTCCGGAATTCTTTGCTAGCAAATTTGGCGAAATTGTGAGAAGGACGCTTCAGCTTTGGAAGGTCTTGGTGTGCTGGAAATGA